The nucleotide window CCTGCTGGAGCTGGCGCGGGAGTGGGtacggggggacacgggggtaTGGGGGAGACATGGGGGtacggggggacacgggggtacgggggggacacaggggtaCGGGGGGATTTGCGGGtacggggggacacgggggtaTGGGGGAGACATGGGGGtacggggggacacgggggtacgggggggacacaggggtaCGGGGGGATTTGCGGGtacggggggacacgggggtaTGGGGGAGACATGGGGGtacggggggacacgggggtacgggggggacacaggggtacggggggatttgggggtacggggggacacgggggtaTGGGAGAGACATGGGGGTACGGGGGACACGGGGGTAcgggggggacacaggggtacggggggatttgggggtacggggggacacgggggtaTGGGGGAGACATGGGGGtacggggggacacgggggtatggggggacacaggggtaCGGGGGTACGGGGGGtacggggggacacgggggtatggggggacacaggggtacggggggatttgggggtacggggggacacgggggtaTGGGGGAGACATGGGGGtacggggggacacggggggtatggggggacacgggggtaCGGGGGGtacggggggacacgggggtatggggggacacaggggtaCGGGGGGACACAGGGGTATGGGGGGATTTTGGGGGTACAGTGGGGACACGGGGTtatggggggacacgggggttCGGGGTGTATGGGAGGACATGGGGGGACACGGGGTATGGGGGGGACATGAGGATATGGGGGGGTACAGGGGGATATGGGGGACATGGGGTTATGGGGGGACATGGGCtatggggggacacgggggggtaCAGGGTGTATGGGGGGTTACATGGGGGGCACGGGGTATGGGGGTTACGGGGTGGGGGATACCTGGGGGACATAGGGGTGGGAGACGCGGAGGGGGGAGACACAGAGCACACAGGGATTATGGGGTGTACAGGGGGCTAAAGGGGGTATGGGGGGGCCGCAGGGACatggggggatgtggggggacatggggggtggggggataaGGGGAGGGACAAGGGGGGGCGGCTAGGGGCTTGGGGGGCAGGGGCATGGGGACACTGACCCCACAGTGGGGACGGGCATGCAGGGGGGACAGGGTGCCCCCAtgaccccccaccccaatgCCAGGGGCGGTGGGGAGGGGTCTCAGAGCCCAGCCCACCCCTCCCCCACACCCCCGCTgacaccccctgccccctgcAGGGGGAATTTGAGGTGCGCGAGGGACCCCTCCCCATGGGGTCCGTCCTGGGGGCGCTGGCCCAGGGGCGCCTGCGGGAGATGTTCGGGTCGGGGACGGCCTGCGTGGTGTGTCCCGTGGGGGGCATCCTCTATGGGGACAAGGTacggggggctcgggggggctggggggcgtGGGGACCCCCAACCCTGCGTGGTGTGTCCCGTGGGGGGCATCCTCTATGGGGACAAGGTacggggggctcgggggggctgggggcgtGGGGACCCCAGCCCTGCGTGGTGTGTCCCATGGGGGGCATCTTCTATGGGGACAAGGTacggggggctcgggggggctggggggcgtGGAGACCCAGCCCTGCGTGGTGTGTCCCATGGGGGGCATCCTCTATGGGGACAAGGTACGGGGGGCtcagggggggctggggggcgtGGGGACCCCCAACCCTGCGTGGTGTGTGCgtgtcggggggggggggaagagggggtcgggggggggttggggggccCGGGGGAGGGTCTTGGGAGGGTCTTGTGGGGGTCTGTCCCCCCcatgcccccccgcccccccagtgGCACCCCGTCCCCACGATGGAGCACGGCCCCGAGCTGGCGCAGCGGTTCCTGCAGGCCCTGAGCGACATCCAGGTGGGACACGGaggggggggcccgggggggggggggggggggggtgtctggggggcggggggtgtgtgtcaAACAACCCCCCCCAtgaccccctcccccccaccccagtacGGCCGCGTCCCCAGCGAGTGGGCCCAACCCCTGTGACCCCCCCGACCGGGGCCGAGCCCCCACCGCGGCGCTGGACACCCGGGGGGGCTCTGCCCCTCCCCCAGAATACCCGGGGGGGGGGCAAATCCCCCCCCCAACACACCAAATATGGGGGGGGGCGCAGatgcctcctcctgcagctccccctccccacaggGGGAAtctgctccccccccccaaacactCCAGCCCCCCCCGATATTTTCCCCCCAATGCCAAATACTCctcgggggggggtgggggggcagtgGGATGGAAGGGgtccctgcccccaccccaacaCTCCAGCACCTGCTTtcagggggggtgggggtgggtggggtgtgtgtccctgccttttcccctgccccacccccccagaccccccaccccccaccccccaagtgCAATACTCTGAGCTGCAGCCCCACACAtatggggggggagggggtccAGCTGCAAAGGCTTCTGGGtatgcccccccacccccaccccacagtgCCTTCTGGggaccccccagccccgccccaAGGGCGTCTGGgtcaccctcccccccccacccaaggCATTGTGGGAAAATCCCGATCAATGCCcgttgggggggggtggggggtttgCAAAGGATGCTGGGAAACACGCACTTGCAAAGCCTTATGGGTACCTCCCCCCACCTGGGACCCCCCCCCGAAAGTGAATGGTTAAAGGTCAACCAAGGtcaatggggggggggggggggtcgttAATAAATGAGTTGGAACGAACTGGGCGACTCCGGCtcttggcgggggggggggtgaaggggggggctctgggggggacacacaggACACCCACTCAGTGCCTTAATGCTGGGGGGatttatttggggggggggtgggaatcGGTGCTGGAAGGCGTGATGGTGACGGTGATGATGGTGACGGTGATGATGGTGACGGGGTCCCTCGGGGGGGTCCCGGGCTGGCTCCGCCTGCAGGAGATGAAGAggggggctgagctggggggagtgggggggttCCCcatgggggggttgggggtccccaatcgggggggggggggggggggttggggatGCCCCTCCCCATGTCTCACCCTCAGGCGGGGCCCCCCCTGGGGCTTCGAACTTCTTCTTGCGCCCCTCCATCCCGCTCAGCGCGTCCACGTTCTTCCGCCAGTCCCCGACCTCCCGGCTCTCCTGCCCCGCCCACCGCGTCACGGACACGCCCACCCCGCCCCGGGACACGCCCCTCAACGCAGCCCGCTCCCACGTCACTCAAGACACACCCCCTCAACTCAGGACACGCCCCTCAGCCCAGGTCAGGTCTGCCCCACCTGGGACACACCCACCCCGGAACACGCCCCCTCGACG belongs to Phalacrocorax aristotelis unplaced genomic scaffold, bGulAri2.1 scaffold_225, whole genome shotgun sequence and includes:
- the LOC142051145 gene encoding LOW QUALITY PROTEIN: uncharacterized protein LOC142051145 (The sequence of the model RefSeq protein was modified relative to this genomic sequence to represent the inferred CDS: inserted 1 base in 1 codon), translating into MGTRVSKNVAEAEELRRRVAGGRFVRPALRRVRLSXDAMMAALLGSKHRVGTDLRAGLRQVRKDDAEKESREVGDWRKNVDALSGMEGRKKKFEAPGGAPPEGETWGGASPTPPPPPPIGDPQPPHGEPPHSPQLSPPLHLLQAEPARDPPEGPRHHHHRHHHHRHHHAFQHRFPPPPQINPPSIKALSGCPVCPPQSPPLHPPPRQEPESPSSFQLIY